The Virgibacillus dokdonensis genome includes a window with the following:
- a CDS encoding helix-turn-helix domain-containing protein: MLDIGSIIKLQRTKRNMTQEELSAGIVSLSYLSKIENQKAKANPEIIQSLCNRLDIELVETPDVQLEEKCKQWYDILYDRYDKQEMIAKFEELQEVMNRSINDQTIMFEIHQIRYYVVLRDLKRALHKMNELHEMADAFNATHKYYWNKFKGNYYSFKEKFQQSLHCYQQAEKAIQLSDINESEVADLHYAISIEYCKLSNGLETINYANKAMVVFQQEYNFVRCAQCHILLGISYQRIKMNELALTNYNQALYLGKLSNNKEVIQLAYLNLGMFYFSIGDSKQSIENYLIALNTTDTDYKIKLEVITSLIKNFYQNKEYEQTKKYLQLGREALHLAQDEEYYKFYHYTLQVYTHLLNGELNKLTIVLEDVFLPYLKQKKFYQYLIFYATLVASHFEKIGKYKKSTQYYKLANSVMINY, encoded by the coding sequence TTGTTAGACATAGGTTCTATTATTAAATTGCAGCGAACGAAACGTAATATGACACAAGAAGAATTATCAGCAGGTATTGTTTCTTTATCCTATTTATCAAAAATAGAAAATCAAAAAGCAAAAGCTAATCCAGAAATCATTCAATCGCTCTGCAATCGTCTAGACATTGAGCTTGTCGAAACGCCAGATGTACAATTAGAAGAAAAATGTAAGCAATGGTATGACATCCTCTATGACCGTTATGATAAACAAGAAATGATAGCTAAATTTGAAGAATTGCAAGAAGTAATGAATCGTAGTATCAACGACCAAACCATCATGTTTGAAATTCATCAAATTCGTTATTATGTAGTCTTACGCGACTTAAAACGTGCTTTACATAAGATGAATGAACTGCACGAAATGGCCGACGCATTTAATGCTACGCATAAATATTACTGGAATAAATTCAAAGGGAATTACTACTCCTTTAAAGAAAAATTTCAACAATCTTTACATTGCTATCAACAAGCAGAGAAAGCGATTCAATTATCTGATATTAACGAAAGTGAAGTTGCTGATTTGCATTATGCGATATCTATTGAATATTGCAAATTATCCAATGGATTAGAAACGATTAATTATGCTAACAAAGCTATGGTCGTGTTTCAACAAGAGTACAATTTTGTACGTTGTGCGCAATGTCATATCTTGCTAGGGATTTCATACCAACGAATTAAAATGAATGAACTTGCATTAACAAATTATAATCAGGCGTTGTATCTAGGTAAATTAAGCAACAATAAAGAAGTGATCCAGTTAGCCTATCTTAATCTAGGTATGTTTTATTTTAGCATTGGAGATTCAAAACAATCTATTGAAAACTATTTAATCGCCCTAAACACTACAGATACAGATTATAAAATTAAATTAGAAGTGATTACCAGTTTAATAAAAAACTTCTACCAAAATAAGGAATACGAACAAACGAAAAAATATTTGCAACTTGGGAGAGAAGCGCTACATCTAGCTCAAGACGAAGAATACTATAAATTTTATCATTACACCCTTCAAGTATATACACACTTGCTAAATGGAGAGTTGAACAAACTTACCATAGTATTAGAAGATGTATTTTTACCATATTTAAAGCAAAAAAAATTCTATCAATACTTAATATTTTATGCAACATTAGTAGCATCGCATTTTGAAAAGATAGGGAAGTATAAAAAATCTACACAGTATTATAAGTTAGCTAATAGTGTTATGATCAATTATTAA
- a CDS encoding DUF1648 domain-containing protein, with the protein MKNSSKRPQMKIPKTRGERIWNAIGYTIFLGTIIFVIWVWKYIPNEVPAHFNSAGEITRWGSKWELLIILIPGIFTATFMGVMERYPESHNYPKRFNEANAKAFYLHSRKMMNQLKNICLIIFSIITLESIFIAMNWWEGLDAWMLPLLITFTFFPLILSFMKRRKIK; encoded by the coding sequence ATGAAAAATTCTTCCAAGCGACCACAAATGAAAATTCCTAAGACAAGAGGAGAGCGAATTTGGAATGCTATTGGTTATACGATTTTTTTAGGAACAATCATCTTTGTTATATGGGTATGGAAATATATACCAAATGAAGTACCAGCTCATTTTAATAGCGCTGGTGAAATCACACGATGGGGTTCAAAGTGGGAATTGCTTATTATACTTATACCTGGTATTTTTACTGCGACATTTATGGGGGTGATGGAGAGGTACCCTGAATCACATAATTATCCAAAGCGTTTTAATGAAGCAAATGCCAAAGCTTTTTATTTGCATAGTAGAAAAATGATGAATCAATTAAAGAACATTTGTCTGATTATTTTTTCAATCATTACATTGGAAAGTATTTTTATAGCAATGAACTGGTGGGAAGGTTTAGATGCTTGGATGTTACCACTTCTTATTACATTCACTTTTTTCCCGTTAATTTTAAGCTTCATGAAACGAAGGAAAATTAAATAG
- the qoxD gene encoding cytochrome aa3 quinol oxidase subunit IV, whose product MKELFPAKHVSGFVFSLILTGVALLVYFMDMSFAVGMTILVITAFAQATLQLVVFMHAGESSDKRSIYISVIYGIIIAIATVLGTLLAMIWGYV is encoded by the coding sequence ATGAAGGAATTATTTCCAGCTAAACACGTATCGGGTTTTGTGTTCTCGCTCATTCTTACAGGTGTCGCCTTACTTGTTTATTTCATGGATATGTCATTTGCTGTAGGGATGACCATCCTTGTCATTACCGCATTTGCCCAAGCAACGTTGCAGTTAGTTGTTTTTATGCACGCTGGGGAATCATCTGATAAAAGATCGATTTATATTAGTGTCATATACGGAATTATTATAGCGATAGCTACAGTTTTAGGTACGCTATTAGCAATGATTTGGGGTTATGTATAA
- the typA gene encoding translational GTPase TypA encodes MQLREDIRNIAIIAHVDHGKTTLVDQLLKYSGTFRENEHVDERAMDSGDIERERGITILAKNTAIKYKDTAINILDTPGHADFGGEVERIMKMVDGVALVVDAYEGTMPQTRFVLKKALEQKLTPMVVLNKIDRPNARPTEVVDEVLDLFIELGADDEQLEFPVVYASALNGTSGYEADEQEETMDPVFETILDHIPAPIDNRDEPLQFQITLLDYNDYVGRIGIGRVVRGTIKVGQQVVILKKDGTQKSFRITKLFGFIGLKRIEIQEALSGDVVAVAGLEDINVGETVCPQDHPESLPWLRIDEPTLQMTFLVNNSPFAGKEGKYVTARKIEERLLKQLETDVSLRVDPTDTPDAWTVSGRGELHLSILIENMRREGFELQLSKPKVIIKEVDGVQCEPVERVQVDVPEEYTGPIMESLGSRKGEMLDMANQGNGQVRLEFKVPSRGLLGYATEFMSQTRGYGILNHTFEGYEPVIKGQVGGRREGVLVALENGKASTYGIMQLEDRGVIFVTPGTEVYAGMIVGEHNRDNDLTVNITKEKHLTNVRSATKDQTATIRKSRNMSLEEALQYLNEDEYCEVTPESIRLRKKILNKNEREKAARRK; translated from the coding sequence ATGCAATTAAGAGAAGATATTCGTAACATAGCGATCATAGCTCATGTGGATCATGGTAAAACAACGTTAGTAGACCAGTTATTAAAGTATTCTGGTACTTTCCGTGAGAATGAGCATGTGGATGAACGAGCGATGGATTCTGGAGACATTGAACGAGAACGAGGAATAACGATACTGGCTAAAAATACAGCCATTAAATATAAAGATACGGCAATTAATATTTTAGACACGCCAGGTCACGCTGATTTTGGTGGTGAAGTGGAACGGATCATGAAAATGGTGGACGGGGTAGCATTAGTGGTTGATGCTTATGAAGGTACGATGCCACAAACACGCTTTGTACTAAAGAAAGCACTGGAACAGAAGTTGACCCCGATGGTTGTGTTAAATAAAATTGACCGTCCAAATGCGAGACCAACGGAAGTAGTAGACGAAGTATTAGATTTATTTATTGAATTAGGAGCAGATGATGAGCAGCTTGAGTTCCCGGTTGTCTATGCTTCCGCGTTAAATGGTACCTCAGGGTATGAAGCTGATGAGCAGGAAGAAACAATGGATCCGGTTTTTGAAACGATACTCGACCATATTCCTGCACCAATTGATAATCGTGATGAGCCATTACAATTCCAAATTACATTGCTTGATTACAATGACTATGTAGGTAGAATAGGAATTGGTAGAGTTGTACGAGGAACGATAAAAGTTGGTCAACAAGTTGTAATTCTGAAAAAAGATGGCACGCAAAAATCGTTTCGAATTACCAAACTGTTTGGATTTATTGGCTTGAAACGGATTGAAATTCAAGAAGCCTTATCCGGAGACGTTGTAGCAGTTGCTGGGCTAGAAGATATTAATGTAGGAGAAACGGTTTGCCCGCAAGATCATCCAGAAAGTTTGCCATGGTTGCGCATTGACGAACCAACCTTGCAAATGACGTTTCTTGTAAACAATAGTCCATTTGCTGGCAAAGAAGGGAAATACGTTACTGCAAGAAAAATTGAAGAACGCTTGTTAAAACAATTAGAAACGGATGTAAGTCTGCGTGTCGATCCAACGGATACACCAGATGCATGGACTGTATCGGGACGTGGGGAACTGCATTTGTCTATTTTAATCGAGAATATGCGCCGTGAAGGTTTTGAACTGCAGCTATCTAAACCAAAAGTAATTATTAAAGAAGTGGATGGCGTGCAATGTGAACCCGTTGAACGTGTACAAGTGGATGTGCCTGAAGAATATACAGGCCCAATTATGGAATCACTCGGTTCCAGAAAAGGCGAAATGCTCGATATGGCAAACCAAGGAAATGGACAAGTACGCTTGGAATTTAAAGTGCCTTCTCGTGGACTGTTGGGCTATGCGACTGAGTTTATGTCACAAACACGTGGTTATGGTATTTTGAACCATACGTTTGAAGGTTATGAGCCTGTTATTAAAGGGCAAGTAGGTGGAAGAAGAGAAGGTGTACTTGTTGCTTTAGAAAATGGAAAAGCCTCCACTTATGGGATTATGCAGTTAGAAGATCGGGGTGTTATTTTCGTCACACCTGGAACAGAAGTATATGCAGGTATGATTGTAGGGGAACACAATCGTGACAATGATTTAACTGTAAATATCACAAAAGAAAAGCATTTAACCAATGTCCGTTCTGCGACGAAAGATCAAACTGCGACGATTCGTAAATCACGTAATATGTCATTGGAAGAAGCCTTGCAATATTTAAATGAAGATGAGTATTGTGAAGTAACGCCTGAATCCATTCGACTACGGAAAAAGATTCTTAATAAAAATGAACGTGAAAAAGCAGCGAGAAGAAAATAA
- a CDS encoding IS1182 family transposase: protein MEKACRRDINFRWLLQGYAAPDHSTISRFKQKYLTDTVMEQLFFQQVVWLYQQEAITGETIYIDGTKIEAYANRYSFVWKKAITKHEAKMYTKWQALLEQINTTYCQIFTSPYETFLEDLKKVLVFLEKVKAKENITFVYGKGKRKTVLQRYHEQVKEMLQRKEHYDTSNQIMGEKRNSYSKTDHNATFMRMKDDPMRNGQLKPAYNVQAAVDAEFIVGINAFSDRNDTTTLIPMLQYVKEHLPFTYRNIVADSGYESEENYVYLKKQKQTAYIKPQNHERKKKASFKKDIRHRENMAYDKSTDTYTCANNQQLHAIRNYTRTSQTGYQSQVTVYECEDCTGCPLKEKCTKAKGNRQLHVAKEFLAYRETAQENILTETGTLYRMNRSIQVEGTFGVLKEDYHLKKFRTRGTGNVRNELXIF from the coding sequence ATAGAAAAAGCATGTCGTCGGGATATCAATTTCCGTTGGCTTCTTCAAGGGTATGCAGCTCCTGATCATTCTACTATCAGTCGTTTCAAGCAAAAATATCTGACCGATACGGTGATGGAACAGCTCTTCTTTCAACAAGTCGTGTGGCTTTATCAACAAGAAGCGATTACCGGTGAAACCATCTATATCGATGGCACCAAAATCGAAGCGTATGCCAATCGGTATTCTTTCGTATGGAAAAAGGCAATCACCAAACATGAAGCCAAGATGTATACCAAATGGCAAGCCCTGCTGGAACAGATCAATACAACATACTGTCAGATTTTCACCAGTCCTTACGAGACCTTTTTAGAAGATTTGAAAAAAGTGCTTGTTTTCCTGGAGAAAGTAAAAGCGAAAGAAAACATCACGTTCGTTTATGGAAAGGGGAAAAGAAAAACGGTCCTTCAACGTTATCATGAACAAGTAAAGGAAATGCTTCAACGTAAAGAACACTACGATACTTCCAATCAGATTATGGGAGAGAAACGAAACAGTTATTCTAAAACAGACCATAATGCCACGTTTATGCGAATGAAAGATGATCCTATGAGGAATGGTCAACTCAAACCAGCTTATAATGTCCAAGCTGCCGTGGATGCGGAATTTATCGTTGGGATCAATGCGTTTTCCGATCGAAACGACACAACAACATTGATTCCAATGCTTCAATACGTAAAGGAACATCTTCCCTTTACCTATCGCAACATCGTCGCAGATTCTGGATATGAAAGCGAAGAAAATTACGTGTATTTAAAGAAGCAAAAACAGACAGCCTATATCAAGCCGCAAAATCATGAACGCAAGAAAAAAGCTTCTTTCAAAAAGGACATCAGACACCGAGAAAACATGGCTTATGATAAAAGCACAGATACCTATACCTGTGCCAATAACCAGCAGCTGCATGCCATTAGAAACTACACGCGAACCTCGCAGACTGGCTATCAATCTCAGGTAACCGTCTACGAATGTGAAGATTGTACAGGTTGTCCGCTCAAAGAAAAATGTACAAAAGCGAAAGGGAATCGCCAACTGCATGTAGCCAAGGAATTTCTGGCATACCGGGAAACAGCGCAAGAAAATATTCTAACAGAAACAGGCACACTGTACCGTATGAATCGTTCCATTCAAGTGGAAGGAACGTTCGGCGTACTGAAGGAAGATTATCATTTGAAGAAATTTCGTACGCGAGGAACAGGTAATGTACGAAACGAACTTTTNATTTTTTAG
- the qoxC gene encoding cytochrome aa3 quinol oxidase subunit III, with amino-acid sequence MQIDKTKPLEYSTEQGRLNILGFWIFIGAEVMLFATLFASYFTLVDRTGSGPSGSEIFELTPVLIETLLLLTSSFTIGLGVHAMRLGRTKAMLTFFIITLVLGLAFLGVEIYEFVHYVHVGAGLQTSAFTSILLTTLGTHGLHVTFGLFWGVMIVMQVMKRGLTPATANKSFIFSLYWHFLDVVWIFIFSFIYLKGMM; translated from the coding sequence ATGCAAATAGATAAAACAAAACCACTGGAGTATAGCACAGAGCAAGGACGTTTAAATATTTTAGGCTTTTGGATATTTATTGGCGCTGAAGTGATGTTATTTGCTACCCTGTTTGCTTCTTACTTTACATTAGTAGATCGAACAGGAAGCGGTCCTTCAGGATCGGAAATTTTTGAATTAACGCCTGTTTTAATTGAAACGTTACTTTTATTAACAAGTAGTTTTACAATTGGTCTTGGCGTGCATGCAATGCGATTAGGTCGTACAAAGGCAATGCTGACCTTTTTCATCATCACGTTGGTATTAGGTCTTGCTTTTCTAGGTGTCGAGATTTATGAATTTGTGCATTACGTACATGTTGGTGCAGGTTTACAAACGAGTGCGTTTACTTCTATTTTATTAACGACACTAGGGACACATGGACTACACGTAACCTTTGGCCTGTTCTGGGGTGTTATGATCGTTATGCAAGTGATGAAACGTGGGTTAACACCAGCAACAGCGAATAAATCATTCATTTTCTCCCTTTATTGGCACTTTTTAGATGTCGTTTGGATTTTCATCTTCAGCTTCATCTACTTGAAAGGAATGATGTAA
- the qoxA gene encoding cytochrome aa3 quinol oxidase subunit II yields MKLKWAILGALFTLTAVLTGCEPLTVLDPKGPQAQTQADVIWISIAIMAFIVITVFVMLVYILIKYRGSKQADSYEPPHIEGNKIVESIVVGIPIIIVAVLSIISVQSTYEVEAKPEGYGDKEPLVVYASSSDWKWHFSYPEQDIETVNYLYVPTDRPLEFKLYSYGPITSFWIPQLGGQKYAMSDMITTLHLAADVPGEFMGRNSNFSGEGFAENTFNVTAMPQQEFDDWVKEVKQTAKPLTEEKFDELLEPGHLGQLTFTGTHLGFMPPPKGHHEGHGAGGEDHSEHSSHESENAEHSEHDNNNNEHDHESDEAASHNE; encoded by the coding sequence ATGAAATTGAAATGGGCCATATTAGGAGCTCTATTCACATTAACAGCAGTACTAACTGGCTGTGAACCGTTAACGGTGCTTGATCCAAAAGGTCCACAAGCACAAACGCAAGCAGATGTGATTTGGATCTCTATTGCTATTATGGCATTTATCGTTATTACTGTATTTGTAATGCTAGTATATATACTTATCAAATATCGAGGTTCGAAACAAGCCGATTCCTATGAGCCTCCACATATTGAAGGAAATAAAATAGTAGAAAGTATTGTAGTAGGAATACCAATTATTATTGTGGCTGTGCTTTCTATTATTTCTGTACAAAGCACGTATGAGGTAGAGGCTAAGCCAGAAGGGTATGGAGATAAAGAACCATTAGTTGTTTATGCATCCTCTTCTGACTGGAAATGGCATTTCAGCTACCCAGAACAAGATATTGAAACAGTCAACTATCTTTATGTGCCAACAGATAGACCGCTAGAATTTAAGTTATATTCTTATGGACCAATAACAAGTTTTTGGATTCCGCAACTAGGCGGGCAAAAATATGCGATGTCAGATATGATTACGACATTACATTTAGCAGCTGATGTTCCTGGTGAATTTATGGGACGTAACTCCAATTTTAGTGGGGAAGGATTTGCTGAGAACACGTTTAATGTAACGGCAATGCCGCAACAAGAGTTTGATGATTGGGTAAAAGAAGTAAAGCAAACGGCTAAACCACTAACAGAAGAAAAATTCGATGAGTTATTGGAACCTGGCCATTTAGGACAATTAACATTTACTGGAACTCATCTTGGCTTTATGCCACCACCTAAAGGGCATCATGAGGGTCATGGAGCAGGTGGAGAGGATCATAGCGAGCATTCATCACATGAGAGCGAAAACGCAGAGCATTCCGAACATGATAATAATAACAATGAGCATGATCATGAATCAGATGAAGCGGCAAGTCACAACGAGTAA
- a CDS encoding YkvA family protein, with translation MQRLWKRVRFLFTFHRSIPFFKDFFASKEVSLTKKIFFVLLILGYFIFPFDIIPDFILAFGIIDDVSIAIFLLQWMVKMAPAAMKEKYSF, from the coding sequence ATGCAAAGATTATGGAAGCGCGTTCGTTTTTTGTTTACGTTTCACCGATCCATTCCTTTCTTTAAGGATTTTTTTGCGTCGAAAGAGGTAAGTTTGACTAAAAAAATTTTCTTTGTATTGCTGATCTTAGGATATTTTATTTTTCCATTTGATATTATCCCTGATTTTATCCTAGCATTTGGGATTATTGATGATGTGTCCATTGCTATATTTTTATTGCAATGGATGGTAAAAATGGCACCAGCAGCAATGAAGGAAAAATACTCTTTTTAA
- the qoxB gene encoding cytochrome aa3 quinol oxidase subunit I → MEFFERFAIPHPSPAIYASMVAIALTTIAVVVGLTYFKKWGYLWREWLTTVDHKKIGIMYMISALLMLFRGGADALMMRAQTAVPENTLLDAQHYNEIFTTHGVVMIIFMAMAFIIALMNFVIPLQIGARDVAFPRLNALSFWLYFMGAMLLNISFVIGGSPSSGWTSYFPLAGNELSPSVGTNYYMLALQISGLGTLITGINFIVTILKMRAPGMTLMKMPMFTWAGLITNVIIVFAFPVLTVALAMGTMDRLFATNFFTTTDGGMDMLWANLFWVWGHPEVYILILPAFGIYSEIIPTFARRNLYGYTTMVVSMVVISLLSFVVWVHHFFTMGQGALVNSIFSITTMAIAVPTGIKIFNWLFTMWKGKIQFTVPMLYSLGFIPIFTIGGVTGVMLGMASADYQYHNTMFLVAHFHLVIIPGVVFAMIAGLTYWWPKMFGFMLNERIGKWGFWFVAGGTVLAFFPMFISGLDGQARRMYTYSEGTGFGIWNMLSFVGAIGLAIGFALLVYNIYYSTRYASRDIGDDPWNARSLEWATHNPVPEYNFAITPQVNSSEAFWDAKKRGHKLFKAGYKDIHMPNNSGIPFIMSVFFFIFGFAFIFSMWITVIVSLIAILACMTYRSFEKDDGYHITAEELKKAESELRGAK, encoded by the coding sequence ATGGAGTTTTTTGAACGATTTGCCATACCGCATCCCAGTCCTGCCATATATGCATCTATGGTTGCTATCGCTTTAACGACCATTGCGGTCGTTGTAGGGTTAACCTATTTTAAAAAATGGGGTTATTTATGGCGCGAGTGGTTGACAACGGTGGACCATAAGAAAATAGGTATTATGTATATGATTTCTGCATTATTAATGCTATTTCGGGGTGGAGCAGATGCGTTAATGATGCGCGCACAAACGGCTGTACCTGAGAATACATTACTTGATGCACAGCACTATAATGAAATTTTTACAACACATGGTGTCGTGATGATTATTTTCATGGCGATGGCGTTTATTATTGCATTAATGAACTTTGTCATTCCATTGCAAATTGGTGCACGTGATGTAGCATTTCCACGCTTAAATGCACTTAGTTTTTGGCTTTACTTTATGGGGGCAATGCTCCTTAATATATCATTCGTTATTGGTGGGTCACCAAGTTCTGGTTGGACATCGTATTTTCCGCTTGCAGGAAATGAACTCAGTCCATCTGTAGGAACGAATTATTACATGCTTGCACTACAAATTTCGGGATTAGGTACGCTGATAACGGGGATTAATTTTATCGTAACGATTTTAAAAATGCGTGCTCCAGGTATGACATTAATGAAAATGCCAATGTTTACATGGGCTGGTTTAATTACAAACGTTATTATCGTATTTGCGTTCCCAGTATTAACGGTTGCTTTAGCAATGGGTACGATGGACCGTTTATTTGCAACTAATTTCTTTACTACGACAGACGGTGGTATGGATATGCTTTGGGCCAACCTGTTTTGGGTTTGGGGCCATCCAGAAGTATACATTTTAATACTACCTGCATTTGGTATATACAGTGAAATTATTCCAACGTTCGCTCGCAGGAATTTATATGGCTACACAACGATGGTTGTTTCCATGGTTGTTATATCTTTATTGTCCTTTGTCGTTTGGGTACACCACTTCTTTACGATGGGGCAAGGTGCGCTTGTAAATAGTATCTTCTCTATTACAACGATGGCGATTGCCGTACCGACAGGAATAAAAATATTTAACTGGCTGTTTACGATGTGGAAAGGGAAAATCCAGTTTACTGTTCCGATGCTGTATTCGTTAGGTTTTATTCCAATCTTTACGATTGGTGGGGTGACAGGAGTTATGCTAGGTATGGCTTCTGCGGATTATCAATATCATAATACGATGTTCTTAGTAGCCCACTTCCACTTAGTTATTATTCCAGGTGTCGTATTTGCTATGATCGCTGGTTTAACGTACTGGTGGCCGAAAATGTTTGGCTTTATGCTAAACGAACGAATTGGTAAATGGGGCTTCTGGTTTGTTGCTGGAGGTACAGTTCTAGCATTCTTCCCAATGTTTATCTCTGGTTTAGATGGGCAAGCACGTCGTATGTATACCTACTCGGAGGGAACAGGCTTTGGAATTTGGAATATGCTTTCCTTTGTGGGCGCCATCGGTTTAGCGATCGGTTTTGCGCTGCTTGTATACAATATCTACTATAGTACGAGATATGCGTCTAGGGACATTGGAGACGATCCATGGAATGCGCGTTCTTTAGAATGGGCAACACATAATCCAGTACCTGAATATAACTTTGCCATTACACCGCAAGTGAATTCTAGTGAGGCGTTCTGGGATGCGAAAAAACGTGGACATAAACTATTTAAAGCTGGCTACAAAGATATTCATATGCCAAACAATAGTGGTATTCCATTTATTATGAGTGTGTTTTTCTTCATCTTCGGTTTTGCGTTTATCTTTAGTATGTGGATTACGGTTATCGTTTCATTAATTGCTATTTTAGCTTGTATGACATACCGTTCCTTTGAAAAGGACGATGGTTATCATATTACTGCTGAAGAACTAAAGAAAGCAGAATCGGAATTGCGAGGTGCTAAATAA
- a CDS encoding ABC-F family ATP-binding cassette domain-containing protein: MSLLDVQNLTHSYGDKTVLKDISFRLLKGEHIGLVGPNGAGKSTLFHILTAYIIPDEGTVQWHPKAHVGSLEQHIHLNSGQSIRQFLQTAFQDLFLAEEEMLAITGKMASAKPENLDELLHHYSKLQAKLDQHDFYQIPAKIEEVAAGLGISQLGLETDVSQLSGGQRTKLLLGKLLLEEPDILLLDEPTNYLDTAHIAWLTSYLQTYPHAFILITHDTGFMNKVVQCIYHLEHKQLTRYPGNYEQFLQAYELRRRQIYLEYQKQQEEISKLETYIQKNKARASTAKQAKSREKKLNKMERVEKPSHNPKPIFNFSVSAQPANIVLETKDLTIGYETALFSDVNVKLQRGEKIALTGHNGIGKTTTLKTLLGKLQPLNGNVSIGDRVRPAYFEQEMPAVGKHTALEEVWNAYPDLTQKEIRKTLARCGLRSEHIFQKLHSLSGGEQSKVRLCKLMLAKSNVLILDEPTNHLDVATKDALMGALQQYTGTLILVSHEREFYENWITNIWNMEDWK; the protein is encoded by the coding sequence ATGAGTTTATTAGACGTGCAAAACCTAACCCATAGTTATGGTGACAAAACCGTATTAAAAGATATATCTTTTCGATTACTAAAAGGAGAGCATATTGGGCTTGTTGGACCTAACGGAGCTGGGAAATCAACCCTGTTTCATATTCTTACTGCATATATAATCCCAGATGAAGGAACTGTACAATGGCACCCTAAAGCCCATGTTGGAAGCTTAGAACAGCATATCCATCTAAATAGCGGTCAATCAATCAGACAGTTTTTACAAACAGCTTTTCAAGATTTATTTTTAGCCGAAGAAGAAATGCTAGCTATTACAGGGAAGATGGCTTCTGCCAAACCAGAAAACCTAGATGAATTATTGCATCACTATAGCAAACTTCAAGCAAAATTAGATCAACATGACTTCTATCAAATTCCCGCTAAAATAGAAGAAGTAGCGGCAGGACTTGGAATTTCACAACTTGGGCTAGAAACAGACGTAAGTCAATTAAGTGGCGGACAACGAACAAAACTATTGTTGGGCAAGTTACTGCTAGAAGAGCCTGATATTTTATTATTAGATGAGCCGACAAACTACTTAGATACTGCTCATATTGCATGGCTCACATCCTATTTACAAACGTATCCGCATGCTTTTATTCTCATTACACATGACACAGGTTTTATGAACAAAGTCGTGCAATGTATTTACCACCTTGAGCACAAGCAATTAACAAGATATCCGGGAAATTATGAGCAATTTCTTCAAGCATATGAACTACGGAGAAGACAAATTTATCTTGAATATCAAAAACAACAAGAAGAAATTAGCAAATTAGAAACCTATATTCAAAAAAACAAAGCGCGTGCCTCTACCGCCAAACAAGCGAAAAGTAGAGAAAAGAAGTTAAACAAAATGGAACGTGTGGAAAAGCCAAGCCATAACCCAAAACCTATTTTCAACTTTTCCGTTTCAGCACAACCGGCAAACATCGTACTGGAAACAAAAGACTTAACTATCGGTTATGAAACAGCCTTGTTTTCTGATGTAAATGTAAAATTACAACGTGGTGAAAAAATCGCCTTAACAGGTCATAATGGAATAGGAAAAACGACCACTTTAAAGACATTACTAGGAAAGCTACAACCCCTAAATGGAAATGTAAGCATTGGCGATCGCGTACGACCAGCTTATTTTGAACAAGAGATGCCAGCGGTCGGAAAACATACGGCCTTAGAAGAAGTCTGGAACGCGTATCCTGATTTGACCCAAAAAGAAATAAGAAAAACGTTAGCGCGTTGCGGACTTCGCTCAGAACATATTTTTCAAAAGCTGCACTCTCTTAGCGGTGGAGAACAATCAAAAGTAAGGTTATGCAAGCTAATGCTTGCTAAAAGCAATGTGCTAATTTTAGATGAACCGACCAACCACTTAGATGTTGCGACAAAAGACGCTCTTATGGGAGCTTTACAACAATATACCGGAACATTAATACTTGTTTCCCATGAACGGGAATTTTATGAAAATTGGATCACTAACATTTGGAACATGGAAGATTGGAAATAA